One genomic window of Acidovorax radicis includes the following:
- the sdhC gene encoding succinate dehydrogenase, cytochrome b556 subunit, producing the protein MTELAKKRPEFRNINAFKDLTTYRMTPAAWVSILHRASGIIMFLLLPFIIWMFDTSLSSEISFARFTAAFNAGVGFVPGWFVKLAALAVIWAYLHHFMAGLRHLWMDTNHDAVTKAFGKSSALVTLVISIALTLVLGAKLFGLY; encoded by the coding sequence ATGACAGAACTAGCCAAAAAAAGGCCTGAATTCCGCAACATCAATGCCTTCAAGGACCTGACGACCTACCGCATGACACCGGCGGCCTGGGTCTCCATCCTGCACCGAGCGAGCGGAATCATCATGTTCCTGCTGCTGCCGTTCATCATCTGGATGTTCGACACCTCCTTGTCATCCGAGATTTCGTTCGCACGCTTTACCGCAGCCTTCAATGCAGGGGTCGGTTTTGTGCCTGGCTGGTTCGTAAAGCTTGCCGCTTTGGCCGTGATCTGGGCCTACCTGCACCACTTCATGGCGGGTCTGCGCCACCTGTGGATGGACACCAACCATGACGCAGTGACCAAAGCATTTGGCAAGTCGTCTGCACTTGTCACGCTCGTGATCAGCATTGCTCTCACCTTGGTGCTGGGCGCCAAGCTGTTCGGGCTGTATTGA
- a CDS encoding GntR family transcriptional regulator gives MSSLPFVADSPPTPSGSVGASTPAFSPLYQQIKGLILQSLQQGEWKPGEAIPSEMELAARFRVSQGTVRKAIDELAAENLVMRKQGKGTFVATHAEQHVQYRFLKLLPDTGDARVEGPAQRQVIDCRRVRASADVARALALRSGDAVMQAKRILSFASVPTILEDIWLPGQAFKGLTAEQLANYQGPTYAMFELDFGVRMVRAEEKIRAVLPDEDQTRLLQVSSVTPLLSVERIAYTYNDVPMELRRGLYLTDTHHYRNELS, from the coding sequence ATGTCCTCCCTCCCGTTTGTTGCAGACAGCCCGCCTACGCCGTCCGGCTCCGTGGGTGCATCGACGCCCGCTTTCAGCCCGCTGTATCAGCAGATCAAGGGGCTGATCCTGCAAAGCCTCCAGCAGGGCGAGTGGAAGCCCGGCGAAGCGATTCCGAGCGAAATGGAGTTGGCCGCGCGGTTTCGCGTGAGCCAGGGCACGGTGCGCAAGGCGATTGACGAACTGGCGGCAGAGAACCTCGTCATGCGCAAACAAGGCAAGGGAACCTTCGTGGCCACACATGCCGAGCAGCATGTGCAATACCGTTTTTTGAAACTGCTACCGGACACCGGTGACGCACGGGTCGAGGGCCCGGCACAGCGTCAGGTCATAGATTGCCGACGGGTACGCGCCAGCGCAGACGTGGCGCGCGCACTGGCCTTGCGCAGCGGGGATGCCGTCATGCAGGCCAAACGCATCTTGTCATTTGCCAGCGTACCGACCATTCTCGAAGACATCTGGTTACCTGGCCAGGCATTCAAGGGGCTCACTGCCGAGCAACTCGCCAATTACCAAGGCCCCACCTACGCCATGTTCGAACTCGATTTCGGCGTCCGGATGGTGCGCGCAGAAGAAAAAATTCGAGCAGTGCTGCCCGATGAAGACCAGACACGGCTTTTGCAGGTGTCGTCGGTCACGCCGCTTTTGAGCGTGGAAAGAATCGCATACACCTACAACGATGTTCCGATGGAGTTACGTCGCGGCCTCTACCTCACGGACACGCACCACTACCGTAACGAACTGAGCTGA